A stretch of Tenrec ecaudatus isolate mTenEca1 chromosome 2, mTenEca1.hap1, whole genome shotgun sequence DNA encodes these proteins:
- the LOC142440981 gene encoding small ribosomal subunit protein eS12-like: MAEEGIAAGGVMDVNTALQEVLKTALIHDGLARGIREAAKALDKRQAHLCVLASNCDEPMYVKLVEALCAEHQINLIKVDDNKKLGEWVGLCKIDRKGKPRKVVGCSCVVVKDYGKESQAKDVIEEYFKCKK; the protein is encoded by the coding sequence ATGGCCGAGGAAGGCATTGCTGCTGGAGGTGTAATGGACGTTAACACTGCATTACAAGAGGTGCTGAAGACCGCCCTCATCCACGATGGCCTGGCACGTGGAATCCGCGAAGCTGCCAAAGCCTTAGACAAGCGCCAAGCTCATCTTTGTGTGCTTGCATCCAACTGTGATGAGCCGATGTATGTCAAGCTGGTAGAGGCCCTATGTGCTGAACACCAGATCAACCTCATTAAGGTTGATGACAACAAGAAACTAGGAGAGTGGGTGGGCCTCTGCAAAATTGATAGAAAAGGAAAACCCCGGAAAGTGGTTGGTTGCAGTTGTGTGGTTGTTAAGGACTATGGCAAAGAATCTCAAGCCAAGGATGTTATTGAAGAATACTTTAAATGCAAAAAATGA